A stretch of DNA from Streptomyces rubradiris:
CCGCTCCAGTTCCTCCACGGCCAGCTGGAACGCCTCCGGCGTCACCCGGCCGGGGTCGCCGTAGCACAGCCCCATGACCCCGCGGACCCGCTGCTCGGCGGTCCACTCCTTGGTGAGCCGGGTGAACAGGGCGGCGATCCCGGGCACGCCGAGCAGCCCGGTCGGCACCGCCGTGCGCTGGATGCGCAGCTCCGGCAGGGCGGGCGAGACGAGCGTGAGCGTGCGGACGAGGTCGGGGCGCACGGCGGCCACGCGCGTGGCGACCGCGCCGCCGAGCGAGTTGCCGAAGAGGTGCACCGGGCCGCGGCCGACGGCGTCGAGATAACGGATGACCGCGCGCGCGTGTCCGGTGACGGAGTAGTCGCCGTCGTCCGGGGGCGGGGAGTCGCCGAAGCCGGGCAGGTCGACGGCCTCGCTGTCCACGGCGTCGGCCAGCTCGGCCATCAGTGACGACCAGTTCTGCGAGGAACCGCCGAGTCCGTGGACGTAGAGCGCGGGCGGCAGGCCCTCGCGCGCGGGTCGGCGGGAACGGATCGTCAGCGTGACGCCGGGCAGGCCCACGGACCGCAGTCGCTCGCCCTCACCGACCCGGACGGGCGCCACTCGGGGAAGAACACTGGCGGCCGGCACGGACGGCGACTCGGTCGAAGACATGCGGCAATGTTACGAGGTGATCACGTCCGGATTCATGTGTTCGCCATCACAGAGTAAACAGGATTCGGACGGAGACCCGGACAGCGGACGGGCCTGACGGCATGGCGTACGGATCAGCAGTCTCCTAGGCTCGTACAGAGGGCACCCGCGTGTGGCCCCTGCTGTTTCCAGGGACGTTCGTAGGAAGGGAGCCCACCATGGCCTATGACCCCACAGAGCCCGACGCTTTCGAGGACATCGAGGAGCTGGACGCCGGAGCGGCCGCGGAGTTCGGCGTCGAGGCGCCCGAAGGGGACGCCGCCGAACAGCACGCGGACATCGCGCCGGACCGCGACGACCCGCTGACCGGTCTGGACCCCGCCCATGGGAGCGAGGCCGATCTCATGGAGCAGGCGCGCGTCGTCGCGCTCGACGAGGACGACTACCGCTGACCTCGCGGGACTCCCGCCGACCGCCTCGGGGCGCCGCACGGCTTTCGCCGTCGTCCGGTACGTGAAATTCTGCGCTCGCACCGCGCACACCACGGTTACCGAAAAGTACGATGGCCGCGCGGCCGAGACCGCATGTGGACGACTTTGGGAGGCGGCGTGACAGCCATCGAGCAAACTGAGGCGGCACGCCCGCGCGGCACCCGTCTGCCGCGCCGAGCCCGGCGGAACCAGCTGCTGGGCGCCGCCCAGGAGGTTTTCGTCGCGCAGGGCTACCACGCGGCGGCGATGGACGACATCGCCGAGCGGGCCGGGGTGAGCAAGCCGGTGCTCTACCAGCACTTCCCCGGCAAGCTCGACCTCTACCTCGCGCTGCTGGACCAGCACTGCGAGTCGCTGATCCAGTCCGTGCGCGGCGCGCTGGCGTCGACCACCGACAACAAGCAGCGCGTCCGGGCGACCATGGACGCCTACTTCGCCTATGTGGAGGACGACGGCGGGGCCTTCCGGCTGGTCTTCGAGTCCGACCTGACCAACGAGCCCGCGGTGCGCGAGCGCGTGGACAAGGTCACCAACGAGTGCGCCGAGGCCATCTGCGACGTGATCGCCGAGGACACCGGCCTGTCACGCGCGGAGTCGATGCTGCTCGCCTCCGGCCTCGGCGGGCTCGCCCAGGTGGTCGCCCGCTCCTGGCTGCACAGCGACCGCAGCGTCCCACGCGACCAGGCGGTGCAGCTGCTGGCCTCGCTGGCCTGGCGGGGCATCGCCGGCTTCCCGCTGCACGGCACCGAGCACCACTGAGGACACCCCTCGCGGGGCCCTTCACGGGTCCTTCCGGGTCCGGTCCCGGTTTGTTCCCGCCCGGTGTTCGCTCCTGGCGTTCCGTCCCGCGGCGTACGGCTCCCCTCACCGGGCTAATGTGTGCTGGGTACGGCGCGGTTGATCGCGCACATCACTGACCGTCGGAGGGACATAGCCGTGGAGGTCAAGATCGGCGTGCAGCACGCGCCCCGCGAGATCGTTCTGGAGAGCGGTCAGAGCGTCGAGGAAGTCGAGGGCATCGTGGCCGAGGCGCTGGCCGGCAAGACGGGGCTGCTCAGCCTCCAGGACGAGAATGGCCGCAAGGTCCTGGTACCGACGGACCGGCTGGCGTACGTGGAGATCGGCGAGCCGACCGTGCGCAAGGTGGGTTTCGGCGCGCTCTGAACGGAAAGCTTCGCGCTCGCAGCCGACGAACTCGAAGCCGACGAATCCGCCGGATTCCGAGCGGTGAGCGTCGCGCTTGGAGCCGGAGTCGTCGAAAGGGCCCGGCGGCCGTTGCCGCCGGGCCCTTCGCATGGTCCGCCCGCGCGTGCGCACCCGCGTCCGTACACACATACGGAGCACAACCTCTCCACAGCCGATGATTGCAATCCGCAGGTCACGGGTATGACGGGCTACGACCGTCGAGCCGGACCGGCCGTGGGAGGGACCCCTACATGATCTTGGAAGTGCTCGGCTCCGCCGTGCTCGGTCTGATCCTCTCCTGGGCGGGGGCGCACCGGCTCGCCCACCGGCTGCCGGCCCGCCCCCTGGTGTACTCGACGGGGGTCGCCGGAGCCCTGTTCGGCGACTTCGTCACCCGTACCGCCCTGGGGCCCGGCACCGCTCTGCTCAGCCTGCTGGGTGCCGCGGTCATCTCGGTGGCGTCGCTGTCCCTGCTGCTGCGCCCGGCGGGCCGCCTGCGCCGGCGATCGGCACCGGCCTGAGGGGCCCGGCACATCGGACCCCGGCACCCCGGAGCCCGGGCCACGGGCCCAGGGCCGTACCAGGGCTCGCACGGCTCAGGCGGCGAGGCCCAGCGCGGCCATCCGCTTGGTGTGCGCCTCGGTGATCCGCGAGAACATCCTGCCGACCTCGGCGAGGTCGAAGCCGTCGGCCACACCCCCCACGAGCATCGTGGACAGCGCGTCCCGCTCGGCCACCACCCGCTGCGACTGCGACAGCGCCTCGCCCATCAGCCGCCGCGCCCACAGCGCCAGCCGGCCGCCCACCCGCGGATCGGCGTCGATGGCGGCCCGCACCTTCTCCACCGCGAAGCCGGCGTGCCCGGTGTCGTCCAGCACGGCGAGCACCAGCTCCCGCGTGTCGGAGTCGAGGCGCGCGGCGACCTCCCGGTAGAAGTCGCTGGCGATCGAGTCGCCGACGTAGGCCTTGACCAGGCCCTCCAGCCAGTCCGAGGGCGCGGTCTGCCGGTGGAAGCCGTCGAGCGCGGCCACGAAGGGGTCCATGGCGGCCGTCGGCTCCTCGCCGATCCCGGTCAGCCGGTCCCGCAGCCGCTCGAAGTGGTGGAACTCGGCCGAGGCCATCTTCGCCAGCTCCGCCTTGTCCGCGAGGGTCGGCGCCAGCTTGGCGTCCTCCGCGAGCCGCTCGAACGCCGCCAGCTCTCCGTAGGCGAGCGCGCCGAGCAGGTCCACGACGGCGGCGCGGTACTGCGGGTCGGCGGACGCCTGCGCCCAGTCCTGGGCGGCGACACCGGTGGGACCGGACGGTGCGGCGGACGCGTTCTCAGGCTTGTCAGAGCTAGTCATGAGGCGCACAATAGCCCGCTCGGCAGCTCGCTCAAGCCCTCGGCCGATCACCGCGAAACCCCGGCCGATCAGTGTGACCACCACTACGTGACCGAATCGGCCATCGCATGTGCGCCGATCCGGGGTATGGTGGTAATGCGCCTGCTGAGTGCGTCGACGGTGTTCGACGTGTCCCGACAGGCCGCACGCATGAGGATGCCCGGTCGGTGGCCCGATCGGCTCCGACCCGACAGCTCTCCACGACCGTACGGCTCAGACCGTACGACAACGGGAGAGACCCTCAGCGGTACGAGCGCTAGAGCGTCGGCAGAGGTCCCGTGTCTTACGGCTTGCCCGAGTGGTTCGTCCGTACGGCAGCCGACGTCCCCGGCACGGTCAGACATGACCCCCGCGCTCGCCTCGCACCGCGCACACAGAAGAGGCAGCACCCTGACTACGACGTTCCGAGACCTCGGGATTCTTCCCGAGACCGCCGAAGCCCTGGAAGCCGTCGGCATCATCAACCCCTTCCCCATCCAGGAGATGACGCTCCCCGTAGCCCTGTCCGGCACGGACGTCATCGGCCAGGCCAAGACCGGCACCGGCAAGACGCTGGGCTTCGGCCTCCCGCTCCTCGAGCGCGTCACCGTCCCCGCCGACGTCGAGGCCGGACGCGCCACCCCCGAAGCCCTCACCGAAGCCCCGCAGGCCCTCGTCGTCGTGCCCACGCGCGAGCTGTGCACCCAGGTCACCAACGACCTGCTGACGGCGGGCAAGGTCCGTAACGTCCGGGTGGTCGCGATCTACGGCGGCCGGGCGTACGAACCGCAGGTGGAGGCCCTGAAGAAGGGCGTCGACGTGGTCGTCGGCACCCCGGGCCGGCTGCTGGACCTCGCGGGCCAGAAGAAGCTGGACCTGAAGCACGTCAAGTGCCTGGTCCTCGACGAGGCCGACGAGATGCTCGACCTGGGCTTCCTGCCCGACGTCGAGAAGATCATCGACATGCTGCCCGCGAAGCGCCAGACCATGCTGTTCTCGGCGACCATGCCGGGCGCGGTCATCGGCCTCGCGCGCCGTTACATGTCCCGGCCCACGCACATCCGCGCCACCGCGCCGGACGACGAGGGCGCCACGGTCGCGAACATCAAGCAGTTCGTCTACCGCGCGCACAACATGGACAAGCCGGAGATGGTCGCCCGCATCCTCCAGGCCGAGGGCCGCGGACTGGCGATGATCTTCTGCCGTACCAAGCGGACGGCCGCCGACATCGCCGAACAGCTCCAGCGGCGCGGGTTCGCCTCCGGCGCGGTCCACGGCGACCTCGGCCAGGGCGCCCGCGAGCAGGCGCTGCGCGCCTTCCGCAACGGCAAGGTCGACGTCCTCGTCTGCACCGACGTCGCCGCGCGCGGCATCGACGTCGAGGGTGTCACCCACGTCATCAACTACCAGTCCCCCGAGGACGAGAAGACCTACCTGCACCGCGTCGGCCGTACGGGCCGGGCGGGCGCCAAGGGTACGGCGATCACGTTCGTCGACTGGGACGACATCCCGCGCTGGCAGCTGATCAACAAGGCGCTGCAGCTGGACTTCAACGACCCGGTGGAGACGTACTCCAGCTCCCCGCACCTCTTCACCGACCTGGGCATCCCCGAGGGCACCAAGGGCATCCTGCCGCGCTCCGAGCGGACCCGTGCCGGTCTGGACGCGGAGGAGCTGGAGGACCTGGGCGAGACCGGCGGACGGGGTGCGCGCGGCCGTGGCCGCGGCGGCCGGGACGACCGTGCCCAGTCGGCCGAGCGCGAGCGTCCGGCCCGTACGCCGCGCCGACGCCGCCGTACGCGCGGCGGAGCGCCGGTGGACGCGGCCCCCACCGCGTCGGCGCCGGCCGCCGAGACCGCCGGGACGGAGGAGGCCCCGGCCGCCACCCGTACCCCGCGCCGCCGTCGTCGCACGCGCGGCGGAGCGGCCACGCAGCCGGTGACGGCCGCGACGGCGACCACGACGGCCACCACGGCCGAGGAGACGCCCGCCGTCGAGCCGGTGGCTCCCGTGGAGGCTCCCGCCGCCGTGGAGGAGGCGCCGGAGAAGCCGCGCCGCCGCCGCACGCGCAAGTCGACGGCGTCCGCACCGATGATGACGGAGGCCGCGGAGGCCACGGCACCGGTGGCCGAGCCCGTGATCGCGGCCGACCCGGTGGCGGAGCCCGTGACCGAGCCTGTGGTCGCGGCCACTCCGGTGACGGAGCCCGCGCCCGAGGCCGCGCCGGCGACGGAGACCAAGCCCCGCCGCCGCACGCGGAAGACGGCCGAGCCGGCCCCCGAGGTGGAGGCGGCCGTGGACACGGCCGAGGCCACGGAGGAGCCCAAGCCTCGTCGCCGCACCCGCAAGACCGCGGAGCCGGCCACGCCCGACGCCCCCGAGGCGGAGGCGGAGACCAAGCCGCGCCGCACCCGGAAGACGGCGGTCGCCGCGGAGGCCGCCGAGGCCGAAACCGAGGCCAAGCCGCGCCGCACCCGGAAGACCGCGGCTGCGGCCGAGGCTCCTGTGGACACCGCGGAAGGCACGGAAACGAAGCCGCGCCGGACCCGCAAGGCCGCGGTCGCCGCGGAGGCCCCCGAGGCCGAGGCGGAGACCAAGCCGCGCCGCACCCGGAAGACCGCGGCTGCGGCACCGGAAGCGGCCGAGGCCGAGGTCGAGGCGAAGCCGCGACGGACCCGCAAGACCGCCGCGACAGCTCCGGAGGCCGCCGAGGCGGAGGCCGAGGCCAAGCCGCGCCGCACCCGCAAGACCGCCGCTGCGGCACCGGAAACCGCCGAGGCGGAGGCCGAGGCCAAGCCCCGCCGCACCCGCAAGACGGCCGCCACCACGCCCGAGGCCGCCGAGGCCGAAGTCGGGGCCAAGCCCCGCCGCACCCGCAAGACCACGGCTGCTGCCGAGGCCCCTGCGGCCGAGGCGGAGACCAAGCCGCGCCGCACCCGCAAAACGGCCGCCACCACGCCCGAGGTCCCCGAGGCCGAGGTCGAGGCCAAGCCACGCCGCACCCGCAAGACCGCCGCTGCGGCACCGGAAACCGCCGAAACGGAGGCCGAGGCCAAGCCACGCCGCACCCGCAAGGCGGCCGCTGCCGCCGAAGCCGGTGACGGGGAAGCGGTAGCCGCTCCGAAGGCGCGGCGGGCCCGTAAGGCCACCGCCGCCGCGGAGGCCGCTCCGGAGATTCCGGCGCAGTCCACCGAGGAGCCGGAGGTCAAGCCGCGGCGCCGGACCCGCAAGGCGGCGGAGTCCGCCGCCGAAGCGGCCGGTGAGAGCGCGGGTACGACGGCGCCCAAGCCGCGCCGGACCCGTAAGGCCACGGCCGCCGCGGAGGCGCCCGAGGCCTGAGCCGGCGCCGCACGCGCGGCGGCGGCAGGGCATCAGCTCCAATCCGATGGCCGGGTCCACGACAGTGGACCCGGCCATCGGCGTCTGGGCCCGAACCCGGCGCCCGCACCCACGCCCCCTCCTCCACGCAGAACCCGGCGCCCGGGCCTCGGCCTGGCGGGCCCGCACCCACGCGCTCCCTTCCGGCCCCCTGGCGGCCCGAACCCACACGCCCCCTTCCGCCGGTGCCGGAAGTCGCCCCCTTCTTCCGGAAGAGCTCAACGTCCGGCCCCCGCCCTGGCGGCCCGCACCCACGCGCTCCCTCCCTCACCCCCTCCCGATAGCCTCTCCCCCATGAGCAGGCCCGCCACCTTCGTCCCGCCCCCCGGTGCCCGCGCCTACCCCCTTCGGACGGCGCGCGGGGAGTTCGCCGTGGTCGACGCTCCGGTGGCCGCCGGTGTCGAGCCCAGGGGGGTGGCGCTGCTGCTGCCGGGGTTCACCGGGAGCAAGGAGGACTTCAATCCGCTGCACGTGCCGCTGGCCGAGCGCGGCTACCGGACCGTCGCCGTCGACGGCCGGGGCCAGTTCGAGTCGGACGGCCCGGTGACGGACGAGTCGGCCTACGCGCAGGAGGAGCTGGCGCGGGACGTCCTCGCGCAGGCGGAGGCGATCGGCGGCCCGGTGCATCTGCTGGGCCACTCCCTGGGCGGCCAGATCGCGCGCGCGGCCGTGCTGCTCGACCACTCGCCCTTTTCGTCGCTCACCCTGATGGCCTCGGGCCCGGCGCAGATCTCGGCGCCCCAGCAGGAGCGCGTGAAGCTGCTCCGGGACGCGCTGGCGGTGCTCGGCATGGCCGAGGTGTGGGAGGCGCTCCAGGCGATGGAGCCGCCGGAGGAGACGGAGGCGCCGGCGCTCGATGCCGGGCTGGACGACCGGGCCGACCTGCGGCGCCGCTGGCTGGGCACCAAGCCCGCCCAACTGCTGGCCACCGGGCGCCAGTTGTGCACGGAGCCGGACCGGGTCGCCGAGCTGGCGGCCGTGCCGCTGCCGTTCCACGTGCTGTCGGGCGCGCGGGACGACACCTGGCCGCTGCCGCTCCTGGACGACATGGCCGTGCGGCTGAGGGCCCGGCGCACGGTCGTGGAGGGTGCCGAGCACTCCCCGAACACCGACCGGCCCCTGGAGACGGCCCGGGCGCTCGCCGGCTTCTGGGACGACACCGCGGACGCCCGCCGGAACCGGGCCTAGTACTCGCGCGGTACCGGCCTAGTACTGGGTCCGCAGGTGTTCCCAGAACCCGTCCCTGAGCGCGCGGCGCAGCTCCGCCTGGCCGCGCAGGGAGTACTGGAGCAGTTCCTCGGCCTCGACCAGCAGGTCCTGGTCGACCGAACCGGGCAGGTAGGGGTGGCCGGGGAACAGCTCCACGAGGGCTTCGCGGCCCCGGGAGGCGAGCCATTTGGCCGCGATCTGGGCGCCGACGAAGCGGACGTCCTCGCGGGTGGGGCGGGCGGTGCCGGTGGCGTCGTACGCGGCGGCCGTGCGCCGGGAGACGTACGGCTTGAAGAAGTCCAGGTCGAAGGTGCGCTGGCTGTCGACCTCCCAGAGCAGCGGTTCGGCCTGGTTGCGGCCCTCGGGTGCCTCGATGCCCCAGAGGTGGACGCGGGCGCCGTAGCCCTGGGCCGCCTCGACCGCCGAGACCAGGTCCTCGTCGCCGCCCAGGAGGGCCGCGTCGCTGATCGCGCGGTGCCTGGCCAGTGACTCCAGGTCCGTGCGGATCAGTGAGTCGACGCCCTTTTGCTGGTTGTTGGCGTTGAGGTTGCCGAGGCGGACCTTGACGTCGGGCAGTTCGGCGATGAGCTGCTGTTCGGCGGTGTGTATACGGCGCCTGGCGCCGTCGTACCAGTAGACGCGCAGCAGCCGGCTGTCCGCGAAGATCACGCGGGCGCGGTCGATCAGCGCCTCGATCAGGCCCTCGGCGTCCAGGTCGAAGGAGCGGCGGTCCTCGGTTCCGGCGGCCAGCCGGCCGACGGCGGCGTACAGATAGCCGGCGTCGACGAAGATCGCGTGGGTCGAGGGCGTCTTCGCCACCTCGGCGAGCATGC
This window harbors:
- a CDS encoding alpha/beta fold hydrolase, whose protein sequence is MSSTESPSVPAASVLPRVAPVRVGEGERLRSVGLPGVTLTIRSRRPAREGLPPALYVHGLGGSSQNWSSLMAELADAVDSEAVDLPGFGDSPPPDDGDYSVTGHARAVIRYLDAVGRGPVHLFGNSLGGAVATRVAAVRPDLVRTLTLVSPALPELRIQRTAVPTGLLGVPGIAALFTRLTKEWTAEQRVRGVMGLCYGDPGRVTPEAFQLAVEELERRLRLPYFWDAMARSARGIVNAYTLGGQHGLWRQAERVLAPTLLVYGGRDQLVGFRMAAKAARAFRRSRLVTLPDAGHVAMMEYPDVVAGAFRELLAQPADADGTAPDARS
- a CDS encoding TetR/AcrR family transcriptional regulator — its product is MTAIEQTEAARPRGTRLPRRARRNQLLGAAQEVFVAQGYHAAAMDDIAERAGVSKPVLYQHFPGKLDLYLALLDQHCESLIQSVRGALASTTDNKQRVRATMDAYFAYVEDDGGAFRLVFESDLTNEPAVRERVDKVTNECAEAICDVIAEDTGLSRAESMLLASGLGGLAQVVARSWLHSDRSVPRDQAVQLLASLAWRGIAGFPLHGTEHH
- a CDS encoding DUF3107 domain-containing protein → MEVKIGVQHAPREIVLESGQSVEEVEGIVAEALAGKTGLLSLQDENGRKVLVPTDRLAYVEIGEPTVRKVGFGAL
- a CDS encoding ferritin-like fold-containing protein; the protein is MTSSDKPENASAAPSGPTGVAAQDWAQASADPQYRAAVVDLLGALAYGELAAFERLAEDAKLAPTLADKAELAKMASAEFHHFERLRDRLTGIGEEPTAAMDPFVAALDGFHRQTAPSDWLEGLVKAYVGDSIASDFYREVAARLDSDTRELVLAVLDDTGHAGFAVEKVRAAIDADPRVGGRLALWARRLMGEALSQSQRVVAERDALSTMLVGGVADGFDLAEVGRMFSRITEAHTKRMAALGLAA
- a CDS encoding alpha/beta fold hydrolase, with translation MSRPATFVPPPGARAYPLRTARGEFAVVDAPVAAGVEPRGVALLLPGFTGSKEDFNPLHVPLAERGYRTVAVDGRGQFESDGPVTDESAYAQEELARDVLAQAEAIGGPVHLLGHSLGGQIARAAVLLDHSPFSSLTLMASGPAQISAPQQERVKLLRDALAVLGMAEVWEALQAMEPPEETEAPALDAGLDDRADLRRRWLGTKPAQLLATGRQLCTEPDRVAELAAVPLPFHVLSGARDDTWPLPLLDDMAVRLRARRTVVEGAEHSPNTDRPLETARALAGFWDDTADARRNRA
- a CDS encoding NYN domain-containing protein, which gives rise to MKAMNDDLAAALEARIDRTNELLERMLAEVAKTPSTHAIFVDAGYLYAAVGRLAAGTEDRRSFDLDAEGLIEALIDRARVIFADSRLLRVYWYDGARRRIHTAEQQLIAELPDVKVRLGNLNANNQQKGVDSLIRTDLESLARHRAISDAALLGGDEDLVSAVEAAQGYGARVHLWGIEAPEGRNQAEPLLWEVDSQRTFDLDFFKPYVSRRTAAAYDATGTARPTREDVRFVGAQIAAKWLASRGREALVELFPGHPYLPGSVDQDLLVEAEELLQYSLRGQAELRRALRDGFWEHLRTQY